ATAGAGAGAAAGTGTCTCATTCGAGAAAATATGGAACAGGCGCCTGTGAATTCTGGTCAATGGAGTCTCTCTTGTGGCCACTATGAGAGCGCATGCTTTGGGCCTCAGTATGCTCTTCAGTTTCTCGGCGGCGCTACGCAGGGGGAAGAAGTGCCAGCAGTATGCGGCGGTCACCATATCGTACGTGCCGGTCTCATCCCAGAAACTCTGCGCCACGTAGTCGAGGGAAGGGTGGCCGTGGAACTTCTTGGCATATTCAACCATGTAGGAAGAGGAATCGATAGCCTTTATGTTGCTGCGGGGGTTCTTCAAGGCTATCATCTTGGAGAGAACTCCCGCTCCACATCCGATATCGAGAAAATCCCTGCGACTCTTGTCCAGCTGACCAAGCTCCTTCAGAATGGCACCGAACGCATGCGCCCTCCACCTTCCCTGCGGAGGAAAAGCAAACGCCAGCTCATACAGATGCGGAGCACGATACTGCTTTGAAATAACCATAGATTACGAACAAATCACAATAACCAAACACCAAACTACACACTACTTACCCACGAAATTGAGAAATCCCACCCGGCCCTTCTCTTAACCTTCGAACTTCCCTCAGCCCTTCCCTGCACATTCGAAATTGCATCCGACCACATCCCCGATACCAATCCGAAAATCGAGAATAAAATCCCAATCTTGAGACAAATTGCAGTGACCAAACTCCAAATCACAAACAAATGACTGTCCAGGTTAGTCATTTGGGATTCGGGAGAGGAGCCGTAAATTCAAAGGGCTAAACAACTGTGTCCGGATTACCTTCTTCCGAATCTATCACCGGGCAGCGGTCTGAATCCATTTCTGAAATCAACCCAGGACATCTCCCGCTTTCCTTCAGGCTGTAAGGAGAGCAACCTGACGACACCATTCCCAGAGGCTACTTCTATGCCATTGTCTGTTCTCAGGATTTCGCCCGGCTCTTGCTCCACAACCTCCGTCAGAGCGTTCGCCCTGGCCAGTTTTATCAGTTTGTCTCTATAGTAACTATAGGCCCCTGGTCTGGGATAGAGTCCTCTCACGAGGTTCTTGATCTCGACTGCAGTCTTTGCCCATACCACATCACAGTCACTCTTCTTTATCCTTGGAGCCTTCGTCACCTTTGTCTCGTCCTGGGCAGTCCCCTCTACACTGCCTTGTTGAATGGCTTCGAGGACCCTGACCATCAGTTCTGAACCCAAATTGGAGAGGCGAACCGAAAGTTCGCCGGCCGTTTCGTCCTCCCGAATCTCAATAGAGTCTTGCATCATGATTTCACCCGCATCAAACCTCTCATTCATCTTGATGATAGAGACCCCGGTTATCTTCTCTCCCTTGATAATCGCCCAGTTAATGGGCGCGGCCCCTCTATAAAGCGGAAGAAGAGAGGGGTGTATGTTGAAGCACCCCTTTTGCGGCAGGCCCAGCAGTCTGGGACCCAGTTTGTGAGCATAGGCCACAACCACAATCGTATCCGGCTCATATTTTTCAATTGTTGAGACAAAAGAGTCGGAATTGGGGTCTTCGGGTTGCTCTATGTCCAAACCTGATTCCTGTGCGACTATCTTGACAGACGGCGGCTGCAATTTTCTTCCTCTCCCCTTTGGCCTATCTGGTTGAGTGACCATAGCCACAACCTGAGCCCCGGTTTTGAGTAGTCTCCTCAAAGGCTCCTCGGCGAACTCTGACGTGCCAAAGTACACCAGCCTCATCGCCCGGTGTCCTCCTCCATCCTCCTCACTCCCGTAATCGCACTCTTCTCCACCTCAACCTTCACCTTCTCGTCCACCTTCATTATGACCACACGATCCTTGAAGCCGACAATGCTCCCGTGTAACCCACCCGAGGTTACCACCCGATCACCCTTTTTTAACTGTGACATCATCTCCAAGTGTTTCTTCTGCTTCCTCTGTTGAGGAAATATGAGCAGAAAATAGAGAACCAAAAACATCAATATGAAGGGGAGAAGACCAATCAGTCCGGATGAACCGCCTGTCTGACCTCCCCCGGGGGCCATTGCATATGCAGTGCCTATCATTCTACTACCTCCTGTTCAATCTTGTAGTTGCTCAAGAACTCCTCCTTCCAATCCCAGAGCCTATCCTCCATCAAGGCTCTTCTCATTTGAGAAACAAGTTGGGTGAAATAATGGATGTTGTGCATGGTGGCGAGTCTGGGAGCCAGAATCTCCCCCGCGTTGAACAGGTGCCTGATGTAGGCGCGGGAGAAGTTCCTACAAGCATAGCAGTCACAATCTTCGTCTATCGGATTATGGTCACTCTTATACTCAGCGTTTTTCACTACCAGTTTCCCATTCCTGGTGAATACCGTTCCCGTCCTTCCGTTCCTGGTGGGGATGACGCAGTCGAACATGTCGACCCCTTTTACATAAGCCTCAACCAGGTCCTGAGGCAGGCCGACACCCATCAAGTACCTCGGCTTTTCTTTGGGTAGTTTTTCTACGGTAAGCTCTACCATCTCCATGGTCAGGACCTTTGGCTCTCCGACTGCCAGTCCCCCAATCGCGTAGCCGGAGAAATCAAGATCGACAAGCCTCTCTGCACACACCCTCCTCAGGTCCGGGTAGGTGCCCCCTTGCACAATCCCAAAAAGGGTGAAGCTCCCATTGTCAAGCGCCCTCGCTTTGCGCGCCCATTCAATTGTGAGTTCCATGGAGGAAGCGGCGTAGTCTTTTGTCGACGGATATGGAACTGGCTCATCCAACACCATACCAACATCCGGAGAGAGGCCGTCTTCTATTTCCATAACCTTTTCCGGGGTGAAGAGGTGAAAGGAACCGTCAAGATGGGATTGGAACCTCACGCCATCCTTGTTTATCTCTCTCAAATCTGCAAGGCTGAATACCTGAAATCCGCCACTGTCAACCAGAACTGGCTTTTGCCAGCTGATAAACTGGTGAATGCCACCGGCCTCCCTGATCAGCTCATGTCCTGGCCTCAGATAAAGGTGGTATACATTGCAGACGATCATTTGAACCCCTGCTTCTTGCAACTCCCTTGGTGACATTGTCTTGACTGTGCCCTGGGTTCCAACAGGCATGAACACAGGGGTCTCTACGATTCCGTGGGGAGTGCGAAGAATGCCTACCCTGGCATTGGTCTTCTCGTCCTCCTTGACAATCTCGAATGCAAACTTTTCTTCTTCCATGAGACCTGCTAACGTTACAAAATCAGTTCGTATTGAAAAAGAAGCCTTGCGGCAATCTGCATGGCCATACCACTGAACGCGGCTACAGTGAAATTGTCATCCACTGGAAGGGGCGCGGCTTCCGCAATCATTGCTACAAAAGCGCCGATCAGCACTATCCAGACTCCCAGGTATATGCCAGGTGCTAACCTGAGAAGAAATCCAACTGCGACTGAGACAGCAAGGAGAGCCAGACTCCCTTCAATGCTCTTGTTGTTAAAGAACCTCCTCGTTCCAAATCTCACACCGATTATGGTGGATGCTGCATCACCAAATGTGAGAAATAGAAGTGCACAAAGCGCAATAGACCTCTCCAGAAAGACGATACAGAACAAGGTAGACAGAAGGAAGTATGTTTCGCCTAGAATAAGACCTGACTTTTCCTTGAAGGCACCCCTGGACCTCTTACAAATCCATACCCAGGCCAGAGGGTTTGCCTTTCTGGCTATCTCCAATGCAGTCACCAGCCCAAGGAAAAACATCACTGCTGCGATGGAAAGTAGCTTGTCCGGCGAGAAGTAGTACAGGACGGGGAATATGAGCCCCACCACTATCCTGTATCCTTTTCTAACCGCAACAATCAATAGGAAGCTTCCTCCAACTCCTTCGCTTTTCTTCTTAGCTCGCGCATTTCCCTCATCGCTTCAGTGTTGGCAAGAGCACCTACCCCGATCAATGTCACAATCCCTGCAAGAAGAGTGAGCCAGTTCTGTGGATAGACGATATAAACAAGCCCTACGAAGAATACCATTGCTGTGATCAAGACCGCCAGTGAACGGGGCGCCACCTTCTGTATATAGAAGTGAAGGGCAATAGCAATAAGAAAAAGCTTGGGCGTAAGATAGAGCAGAACTGCTCCAGAGGTGGCCAGACCCTTTCCCCCTTTGAACAAGAGGAATATCGACCAGCAGTGACCCACAACAGCCGCCGATCCCACCAGTGCAACCCAGTAGCCGGAAAGCCCAAGCCACCTTTCAGAAACGATCATGGCAGCAACACCCTTGCCCGTGTCAAAGAGCCAGGTGAGCAGACCGGGAGTTGCTCCCACCTCTCTGAAAACGTTGGCAGCACCCGGGTTCTTTGTTCCCACTCTCCTTATGTCCACATTCTTGAGCAGTCTGGAGAAGACGACTGCAAATGGTACGGAACCGAGAAGGTAGCCCACAAAGGCTCCCACTACGATCTTCTGCCAACCCAGGAGTTCCATCTTCGCTGCACCCTACTTTATTAACATTGCATCGCCATACGAATAGAACCTGTATCCCTTGCCAATTGCCTCCATATAAGTACTCTTCAATCGCTCCAGGCCTGCAAATGCTGCGGCCAGCACAAACGTGGTGGATCTGGGTAGATGGAAGTTGGTAACCAGGGAGTCCACTATCCTGAACTGATAAGGCGGGTAGATGTAGAGCTGAGCTTCACCCGTTCCTGCCTTTACTTCCCCTGATGCCCCGGAGTCTTCAAGGGCTCTCGCCACAGACGTACCCACTGCGATAGTATGCCCTTTGGCAGAGTTTATCTTCTCTGCTGCCTCTTGTGATATCTCGTAGTACTCGCTCTCCATATCATGCTTTGAGACATCTTCCACTTTCATCGGTCTGAAAGTTCCTAGTCCAATATGAAGGGTTATGAAAACTACTTCGGCCTTGTCTCTTATCGAGGACAGAATTGCATTTGTGAAATGTAGACTGGCCGTGGGCGCAGCCACGGAGCCATCCTTCCGAGCGAAAATTGTCTGGTACCTTTCC
This DNA window, taken from candidate division TA06 bacterium, encodes the following:
- a CDS encoding class I SAM-dependent methyltransferase translates to MVISKQYRAPHLYELAFAFPPQGRWRAHAFGAILKELGQLDKSRRDFLDIGCGAGVLSKMIALKNPRSNIKAIDSSSYMVEYAKKFHGHPSLDYVAQSFWDETGTYDMVTAAYCWHFFPLRSAAEKLKSILRPKACALIVATRETPLTRIHRRLFHIFSNETLSLYSPEELCESLEEKGFCVEWRGVDRSEGSYLVVARLP
- a CDS encoding methionyl-tRNA formyltransferase — protein: MRLVYFGTSEFAEEPLRRLLKTGAQVVAMVTQPDRPKGRGRKLQPPSVKIVAQESGLDIEQPEDPNSDSFVSTIEKYEPDTIVVVAYAHKLGPRLLGLPQKGCFNIHPSLLPLYRGAAPINWAIIKGEKITGVSIIKMNERFDAGEIMMQDSIEIREDETAGELSVRLSNLGSELMVRVLEAIQQGSVEGTAQDETKVTKAPRIKKSDCDVVWAKTAVEIKNLVRGLYPRPGAYSYYRDKLIKLARANALTEVVEQEPGEILRTDNGIEVASGNGVVRLLSLQPEGKREMSWVDFRNGFRPLPGDRFGRR
- the yajC gene encoding preprotein translocase subunit YajC, with the protein product MIGTAYAMAPGGGQTGGSSGLIGLLPFILMFLVLYFLLIFPQQRKQKKHLEMMSQLKKGDRVVTSGGLHGSIVGFKDRVVIMKVDEKVKVEVEKSAITGVRRMEEDTGR
- the tgt gene encoding tRNA guanosine(34) transglycosylase Tgt, translating into MEEEKFAFEIVKEDEKTNARVGILRTPHGIVETPVFMPVGTQGTVKTMSPRELQEAGVQMIVCNVYHLYLRPGHELIREAGGIHQFISWQKPVLVDSGGFQVFSLADLREINKDGVRFQSHLDGSFHLFTPEKVMEIEDGLSPDVGMVLDEPVPYPSTKDYAASSMELTIEWARKARALDNGSFTLFGIVQGGTYPDLRRVCAERLVDLDFSGYAIGGLAVGEPKVLTMEMVELTVEKLPKEKPRYLMGVGLPQDLVEAYVKGVDMFDCVIPTRNGRTGTVFTRNGKLVVKNAEYKSDHNPIDEDCDCYACRNFSRAYIRHLFNAGEILAPRLATMHNIHYFTQLVSQMRRALMEDRLWDWKEEFLSNYKIEQEVVE
- a CDS encoding glycerol-3-phosphate acyltransferase: MELLGWQKIVVGAFVGYLLGSVPFAVVFSRLLKNVDIRRVGTKNPGAANVFREVGATPGLLTWLFDTGKGVAAMIVSERWLGLSGYWVALVGSAAVVGHCWSIFLLFKGGKGLATSGAVLLYLTPKLFLIAIALHFYIQKVAPRSLAVLITAMVFFVGLVYIVYPQNWLTLLAGIVTLIGVGALANTEAMREMRELRRKAKELEEASY
- the queA gene encoding tRNA preQ1(34) S-adenosylmethionine ribosyltransferase-isomerase QueA, producing MNIDQFDYTLPEGFIAQYPPKERGQARLLVLDRKKGITTHTVFEHIIDYIEPGDVIVLNETRVIPARLFGTREETGGKVEVLLLREREKDVWEALVKPGKKAKEGTRIIFDGYGACEVCSVLSSGKRVLRFGGDVKSLMHSAGSVPLPPYIEREPEEMDRERYQTIFARKDGSVAAPTASLHFTNAILSSIRDKAEVVFITLHIGLGTFRPMKVEDVSKHDMESEYYEISQEAAEKINSAKGHTIAVGTSVARALEDSGASGEVKAGTGEAQLYIYPPYQFRIVDSLVTNFHLPRSTTFVLAAAFAGLERLKSTYMEAIGKGYRFYSYGDAMLIK